The DNA window atatgtaaaataataataataataaaataaaaacttacagAATTGGTAAGGAAACAATTAGGGTAGGCAAGGTTGTGAAACCACATCTTGTTGCTGATGTCCTCAACACCAAAACGAAATGGCGGAAATATAGTGTCCTTACCCTTACAATACACATTAGTTGTTGtgctaaaaaaaaacaaataaaaaaatatcaaaacagaaatgaaaaaataaaaaaaaaaatagaaaacaataaCAGATATACAACTGAAAACACATACAAAAATACTTACTTAGATTTATGCTTTCTAAGACCTGAATCAACCCACTTGACAAAATCAGCTTCCAATTGCGGATCAACAGGTTCACCAATCTTGTTGTCCAACGGGCACAAACCACGCACATATTTAACGACCTTATACACAGAATCATCAGGAGAAACCGAGGATGAACCTGATTTAGATGCACCAGAAGCAAGCTCAATGAATGGGGATTTCAAAACAGCTCCTTTCTTCCGATCCCTCTTTTGAGGACGTAAAATAGGAGTCTCTTGAATGACAACCATTTCAAGATCACTCTTCTCAGAAGTCTCAACAGGAGCAGGGGCATGAGTTGAGGAACCAATCTAAAAAAGAGAAAGGATAAATAAAAAGACTTATGTTTAAATTTCAAACAGTACAATTAAAACaccataaaaacaacaatataaaaccaaataaatacaaatatttaaaaaaaaacataaacacaAACCAAATTCTCCACAGCTTTAACAGCAGATGCAATTGTTGCATCAACATCAATGTTCTCCTCCCCACCTTGAGACTGATCAGGCTGATaacaaaaaaaacagtaaaacactattaaaacaaacacaaaacacagaaacacacaaaaaaaagcACAAACCAAAAATGATGTCCAAACAAGAAACACACCTGTTTGATCTCTGCAATAGGTTCCACAGTTTCAGAATTCTTGGCATCATCGACCTTGCCGGTATCATCATCCCTCGAAACAACCGCGGGGACAACAACACCCTCATCGTTACGAACATCGCCCGTGTGAGCCTCATCCTGACCAGCACCAACACCATCTCCCCcaagatcatcatcatcatcatcagtttCATCGTCATGATGATCATCTCCTTTGTCATCGTCGAATTTATcatcctcgtcttcctccgaagTGGAATCTTCATCATCCTCATTTTCTGAAGTACGAAGAGCATCTTCAGACTGAGATCCATTGTGAGTGGGACCACCTTGGGATGactgagaaaaaaaaagaaaaaaaataagtaaatgtataaaacaacataaaaaaactattaaaaaaataacagaaaaagtaatgacaatttaaaaaaaaaacctcaataAGAATGTCCAGCTTCTTGTTCATCTCAGCAACAGATTTCATAAGAATCCCTTGCTGGCTGACAACAACAGATAAACACTTTTTAAATTCCTCAAATTCAACTCGGGAGACATTCTCATGAGCAGTTGATGAAGAAGAACCCATCAAGCCAGGTTGACCAGCAGGCTTGGAACCacctttaattttgaatttcacaGCCTCGGGAGTAGTCTCACCAGAGAAAAAATCAGTGAGGCTCAAACTCAATCTCTCAACGGAAGTTGGAGTGAGGTTTCTTAATTTTAACTGAAACaacaaaaaccaacaaaaaacaATATGCACATGAaactgaaattataaaataacaacaacaataaaaacataaagtgtaaataatgtatacaaaaacaacattaaaacaacagtgaaaaaataataaaaaacaacagGATTACCTCTTTCAAAGACCGATCGAAAATGAGGGTGTTCATGACATCCATTTTCACCATACCCTCCTTGTCCTTGGGTAATATAGGCCAATTCAAAATCCTTGGAATGCCAACATTTGAGTACAAGGATAGTTTCCCAATAACATACGGGCAACACTCGAAAAACCAAAATTGAATAGCCAAAGGAAAACCCAATAACCTGTAATACCCACCATCCTCGTCACTACGAACTACCCTCTTATAACCAGAATCTATCTTACCCTTCAAAGAATGCATAGTGATATCAAAACAATGCTTGCCCCACCCAAATTCATTATATCGACCACTATCCACAACATCTATTTCCTCGGTACGAAACAACTTTACCGGGGACCACCTAACAAATAACACCGCACAAAATACAATACGACCAACTTGACTGCAAGATCGTCGTTATCCTTAAGATTGTCAGCAATAAAAGCAGTCTGAATAGCacccttggtaatttttttgtacCCCTTAAAACAAGATTTGACCAATTCATTATCATCTTGCTTAAACTGATAAAAATCAGAATCAACATGACAATCTAACCCCGTGACCAACGCAAACTCTTCGATACTAAACCTAAGGTATTTcccttggacacaaacccaaaactCCAACCCATTAGGCTGCTGAACCTCCCTCAACAGCAAACAATGCAGCAATTGGTAATGAATTATGTACTCAGGAATTCGAAGAAAATAACCAAACACgagattttgaaaaaatttccaattGGCTTTCGCtaaaattctcttaatgtcACCAAGTACAGAGTAATAACCAGATGTTACTACTCTAGAATGATAAAATTGAGATCGAGTGTACTTGCATTCCCAATCCTAAAAAACAGAACAATGAAAACACTGATAAAACACCAAAAAAACAATacgaaaataacaacaacaaaaaaacaaccaaaaaacataGAACAGAATGCATAACATCACAAACCTCAACAATCCTATTAACAGGAATTTCTTCAGAAACACCTGATGATGGCAACACCTTCACAGGGGATTTACCCTTgccctaaaataaaaaataacaacaccaacaaaacaacaaataaaaaattaacaaaaacacataaataaatcgaacaatatatataaaacaattacaaatacataaacaaaaacaaacaaatacccAGATATATGAACCTCAAATATCGAATTTaaccaaaaaacaaaaaacctcaaaaacaacaacagataaatagtaaaatacctTAACAGAAACAGGCGACTTAAGAAATTCAGAATCCAACTCAAAATCTGAGTCTGAATTTTCAACAACAGTTCGAGGTCTTTTTCCTCGAGTGTTCTTCGAAGGTCCAGCAATGGTTTTTCTCTTAACAGAAGGGGAAGTGGGGCTAGGAGGGTTCtctttcagattttttttaccCATTTTTGATTTGGGTCTGGTTTTCTGCgattgttttctgggttttgtaaCTTTGGCCGGAGATGGTGATGAACGAGTAACGGCCATTATGAAGAACTATGAAGGTATTTatagacaaaaataataaaaatgggaGGGAAAATGAGAGGGAAGTTTAAGATAGTGGGATgggatttgaaattttttaaaatgaaaaaactacCCACTATTACAACCGTCTAAGCAAACTGAAAAATGGGGAAGAAGATGAACAGTTGAAATGAGAGAGAAtaccaattacaaaatttagattcgaaaataatataaaaaaaataaaagaaaaatacataaatacaaCACTTTTTGATCATAACATATAACCGTCAAAATCAAaacaattactttttttttataaaaaagaaaaaaaaacgtgGCAAAACCCTATCGTGACAAGTGGCAATGAAAACAAACACCACTCACATCAAGCGGCTAAAGTTTTAAAGGCAGTaaactgccaaaaaaaaaaaaaaaacagtataaatgTTGAATTTGCCGTGcaacagtataaaagtaataaattgGGAAAAAACAGTAGAggatgtaaatttccctactTAAAATTCCTTTTATATCTCTCTAATCTTATATTAAGCCTTTTTATGATATGTGGTGCTTCCATCCTAATAGATAATAATATTCaactaattttatatttgtaaaGTGACATgcttgtacttttttttttttttgacatatgcttttactatttttattttcttttgtaaacgaaaataattttctttaaaacCAAAAGTGAGCTAATGAACATACTATTGGGATTTTTGTTTGTATATGCGTATAGAGAAATgacaaatttgaattttgaatggttgacttttttttttcacaattgaCCAATTGTTTATTGATGATGTATAAtttatagattaaaaaaataaactatgaGCAGTGGTATAATGACATTGTGCAACAAATGAGTGAACATTCACATGGAAATATATAGCAATGATCTATTTCCCAATAATCTTTAGAAGAAATAATTTGAGgacaaaaaattcaacaataatGCAAGGCTCATACAAAGTCATATATATTGATGATGAGATGTGTTCATTAACATTATCATACAATACAAGGGTAATAAGTTGAgcaaaaaaattaagcaattagtATTACTATGAGTGGTCATACTTTTATTAtctcaataaaaaaatatcgaGTTTGATATatcttaatttaataaatattataaaaaaccaCTACCTCATAATAATGTCGTGCATAATACTGATGAAGTCTGTTTAGTACACTGTATTGTaatgtattatattgtattgatTGTATCGTGCTGTATTAATAggttgtataaaattatactgtCTTCACCATAAACAAGGCCCCGACCTCACTCTTCCTTAGATTCAGCGCCAAATCCTAGCCCAAGACGCAAACCCCGACCTCGGACTCGCACGCCAACCCCGACCCCGACCCCAGTCCCGGACCTCGGACACAAGATGCTGACCCTGATTCCGGACCTgaactcgaacccgaactcagATTCTGTCCCCAACCCCAGACTCTAGCCTCAGttctagacccgaacctggactctAGCCCTGGCCTCAGCTCCAGACCTGAACTGTGGCCTCGATCTCAACCTTGAACTACGGTCTCGACCTCAAACTGCGATCTatgattatttttaaataatataatacagGGTAATACATGACTTATgtattaaatattatgattgtaataatttatataatataaagttgTATCCAATGTTTTTACCCATTATACGGCCAGCTAAACGGAGAGTTAGTGTCTAATTATAACAATGCTATTCAATTCAAAGTGTGAAGAAAGAAGTCAAAATTGAAAAGAGGGCAATTGGTCTAGTTGTGAAATCTCATAAGAAAAATGAAATGGAAATGAAATTATAGTAAGGTGAGCTTTTTCTTTCATGGGGAATTGAGAGACCTTATCCCATGTCATTGTTGTCTACCTCTTTCGGCATTCCCTTTTATTTGTCCCTTTGGTGCCATTGTACAAATAAACATTTTATCAACACTTGTGGAGAACAACTACTATAATGTCAAACAAAATGTTGGCTAATGCTTGCTCAAGTTCAGGCAAAGTGGTTTGGACTACTCTAAAAGtccttgtaaatattatataataataataatataagtttaatttgtatttaattgattttttttattttgttaatctaGTTACTAATGTGTGTGAGTCTCATTTTGTCTGCCCTCTCTTAATTTTCTTGGTCAAATATCAATCACACTCATTAGTACTGAttaattctaattaaatatgtatattttgctTTGGTGCATGCCTTTTGAGTTGCTATgctatataatcatatttattaCGAGTGAGTGCCTTgagatttaaattattttaattattattaaaaaagattttaTGAATCAAAACTGAAAAATTGCTACACCAACCAGCACCCAATAACCTGCTCCATACACTTACatattacacacaaaatcatAAATTTTTTAGTCTCTTTTAGAGATTTTTCTCCTATCAACAAATTTCAATCTAGCTTTCAAAATCATTCTAATCATACAATCTATATAGGAAATCATAAactttttctattaaaaaatacaagTATTCTGATTTCACCAAATGAAGTACTAATGCCACATAAACAACTGTTGAAACATCAAAAAATAAGATGCGATGTCTCTTTAAAGAACTCTATAACAGCCAATCAAAGTAAGTATCTGGCCAAATGATCCCTTCAAGCCAAGATTGAataacttgcacaattttctTGAAGAAAGGACACTCAAAGAAAAGGCGAGTTTGTTAGTCATATCCTATATCACACACTAGGCAGAGCTGAGAATTGATAGTAATAGTCACTAAGTGATCTTTAGTTAGCAAGTGATTATGATAGACGCCAAAGAATAAATCTATACTTTGGTGTGGATAATCTATACCAAATCACCTTACAATTATCCACATTTGCATAAGGAATTGGAAAATAATTATAGAGCTTCCTAACACGAAATCTCCCCCATTTTTCAGCCTCCAAAATTGCATCTTGAGTGAAATTATTTTTGAGATTGAGGACTTTGCGCCAATACCGACTTACATCCCCTttcctataaaaaaaaaaaactttatgacatgtttactaataagtaatgggAATCAATAATAAGGTAATCATTCCCTTACATTTGTttacttaaattattaaaattagaaaatgtaGAACTTGATTAAATAAGGAAGAAAAGAAAGGGAGAACTTCCCCCACCAATTTTGTAAGGAATGCCATTAATGACATGTTTACTAAACTGTATTTAGAATCAGAATAATCAATGGAAGAAATTAATCgagttaaatgaaaaataatcggaatcaatatttgtaaacCCTGACCCCTGACCCCTGGCCCCAAACCCCTACCCCTACCCTctaacccctaaaccctaaaccccaaacCCCAAACCCCAAACCCAAAACCTCAAAACCCAAATCCcatcccattcccattccattCCCTATTCCCATTTACATTCacattcctattctcattctcattccccAGCCCATtgccattcctattcccattcccattcccattctcattcccattccctggcccattcccattcccattcccattcccatcctCATTCCCATTCAAATTCTAATTTCCATTCCCTAACCCATTccaattcccattcccattcccattccctggcccattcccattcccattccctggccaattcccattcccattcccactcattcccattccccgacccattcccattcctattcccattgccattcccattctcattcccaAAGCACAAAACCCCAAATGCCAAAACCCCAAAACCCCAAACCCCAAATCCCAAACCCCAATTCCCATTCCCCgatccattcccattcccattcccgtTCCCTGGCCCATTCCCATTTCCATTTTTATTCACATTCCTATTCACATTCCCATTCACATTCCCATTCTctggcccattcccattcccattccccaaCCCATTTCCATTCTCATTCGCATTCCCcagcccattcccattccttaTAAAATTGGTGGAGGAAGTTCTCCCTTTCTTTTCTCCCTTATTTAATCAAGTTGTCCCtttcctaattttaataatgtaagTAAACAAATGTAAGGGAATGATCACCTTACCATTGATTcccattacttattagtaaacatgccaTTAAAGTATTGGTGCTTTAAGTAGATGGAATTAATCCATTTAGCCCAAATAACATCTTGCTTTATGGTAAGAGCCCATACAAATTGGGCAATCGAGGCTTTGTTCTACTTGGTTCCATCACAGAATCCCAAGCCTCCATAATACTTAGGCTTACAAACAAGGTCTCAAGATGCAATGTGGATTTTACTAGTATTCCCTTTCGCACCCCTAGAAAGTCCTTATAGAGTTTGCTAGCTTTCTTGACCACTTCTTGGGGGATCATAAAGATGCTCATCTAATAACAACGAATTGCCTAACAGTATTGACTAAATCAATTGCGTCCCACCAGCAAATAAGAGGTGGCGAGTTGCCCAATTATGGAGCTTCAATTGAATCTTCTTTAAAACAAAGCTTACAatcctttgccttctattttgTCAGTCTTATAGTGCCCCAAAATACTTAAGAGGAAAATGTCCTCTTCAAACAAAACTATATCTAAAATGCCTTATTTAAGCACTTCATCAACCCACCAAATTAAATATGAGACTAATTTAGATTAGCATTGAGGCTAGAGCAACTACTAAACATAACGAAGGCATCTTGAATTACATGATAGGCTTTTGTTGACCACTTAGAAAATAAGATCAAATCATTAGcgaaacaaaaactaaaaatccTCAAATATTTACACATTGGAGTtacaattgaaaatttaaagaaaGAATAGACTAAGATATGTAGTAGAAatacaataaaaagaaaatacatgTTTATTCTTGTGTAGAAAAAACTACCAAAAGAGAGATTTATTATGTCAAAATATCAGAGCTGTAAATATGTGTGTGTCGTGTTGGTCCAACCAGTATTTTGAAAAGCCTATGAAAATACATATCGTACCTATTGACCTCACTTTTAGCTAACGACAGTGAGTCAAATTAAAGcgtttaaaataattgaataacaataatgataataataataaagaaaaaaaatatcaaaattatagaGGTTCAACCCCTTGGTgacggtaatagcctactccccatTAGTTTGTACTAACTTGAGTAGAGAATCAAGAAGGCCTTGATCTCTCTCGAAAGCTCTTACAGTGATCTCTGAGTATTTCAATCTTAAGTCTATATTTTTCTCATGTGTTTTCTTTATATGAATTTCGTGTCACTGAATAGTGAGATGATTCTACTATTTATAGCGATAAATTACATTAGTAGATTTCCCAAAACTAATaagaaataaaatgaaaaacctaTTTACTTTCTATAATTACAATAAATAAAATGGGAAACAAGGTAGGTTTTCTTTCTTCCTTGATACTGCGTATTTATCCCATGAAATTAGGGATATTATCGTGTCTTGCAAGCATGATGATGGGATATATCTATAGAAATGTTCAACTTGCAGTCCTTGGTCGGCTTATTCGAGCTGCCTTTATGATGAAAGCTAGTTGGGTGCTCTTTCATGCTCTACTTGGATGTCTCAACTTCAACTGACTTTGAATATCAAATCTCCCTGAACGGGCCACCacagttagaataacccatccAGGTTGTAGGATTCTCCATGTGTCACCCAGATAGATGCCACATTACCTTGTGtaaaaattaggataatatttttCCCCCAAGTCTGTGCAAGAACTTCTTGGTCACACGTGGACTTATTCGGTCATTAAGTTGACTGATCCGGTTGACACGTGTTCAGTCCTTTCATTTGAGCCGATGTGACTGATTGAATGTCCCTACAATATTTGGGGAATTTAATACCTTTTCTTGAAAGTTGAACCTCGAGACACGTAATGACAGTTGTGTGACACGTGTGTGACGTTTGACACCACCGCAATAGAGGTTGTCGTTACTGTTGCGAGGCACACTTCTGAGTTGAATCCACTGTCCAAAGATAGTAGGATGGCAAAATCAAAACAAACCTTGAGGAAGAATTTAGAATCTGACCCTCACTTTGCTTCGCTATTAGCAATGGCTGGGGTGGAGCAGGCTAGACCCCCGAATGAGGATGTTAAAGTTGTTACTGGGGACGCCAAAGTCCAAAAAATTGAGGACCAGGGTGAGGTCTGCTTTGCTGGCCCTTCTGATatcaaaaaaggaaaaaggagTTCAAGTTTTCCCTTTTGGTAGATACAATAAAGTTGGAGAGCCTGTCTCCGAGCTGAGTGATATCCTGGTGGCGGGCCAAGATTATGTCTAGGTGGAATACGAGGAAGACTGGCCCTTGAGCACCGAAGGAAAGAAGGGTCCTCGGTTGATTTTGCCTCCGTCCATACTCACTTAAAAGAGGAAGAAGAACCTCTTAGACGAGGGTCTCCTCGGGGAAGTAGAGGCTTTATTACCTTGTTCCGGGCAATTGGCAATGAACCTAGGAAAAGGGCTATGTGAATGGTCTGGGCCCCATGCAAAAATAAGTGAAATCTTTCCCTTGCATCCGTACTTTAAGAAAATAGCCAAATACTACAAGATTTGTCTGACCTAGCtcactcccaagggcattaagtatttggCCACAGTGTTTGTGTTGCCACACACGGATGGAGCCAGCCTTCCGCCCATGATACCAACTAGCTTTTTCACTTGAAGTCAAGTTTGAAGCAGGATTGGtctgaaatttttatttatccCAAAATGAGCACTAGTGGCTAAGCGGTACTACGGATAAGGAGGTATCCAAGATTGGTGGATTTCTTGAGGATTAATACATTGTCAAAGACATGGATACTAACCACctttctttctaacagatcccCTACTGTCGTCCTCATTTCACCTTAAGGCTAAGGTCTAGAGCTCAAGAAATTCTTGAACTGTCGGAGTCAGCTCGAAACATTTCTTCCTTGGAAACGACAAATTTGTTTCTTAAGTATGGGCTTTACCCATCCAATGAGGTTTAAGAATCTGAACAGGAAGTTAAGGAGATTATCACTGAGCAGGAGGCTCCAGGATAGAAGAAAACTCCAAATGGGCATCAGGTGCCAACTAACCGGTCTATGAAGATCACAGATGACCCCGAGGTATCCATTCGTCATGTTGTCTATGTAATAGGGAATGGGAAGGTCGTAGTAGTGGAAGATGATGGGGATTCTTAAAACGAGGATGCTCCGTCTTTTCTTGTTTGGGAGGGTGCTCCCCCTGAAGTCTAGGGTAGCCATTGCTTTACTTATCTTTGTTTATTTTTACTTGTTCTAATTTTTAACAAATGTTTTCTTTTGTGTAGCCATGTCAGAGAAGATGAAACACGCGCTCTCAAAAAAAGGATCGGTGATGCATCCGACCAAAATTACCTACAAAATGACCAAAGGTTGATGCTGCTCTTCCAACAAGTATTGGCTCGAACTCCAAAACACCTAAGTAGAAGTTGAGAGGAGCTCGACAACTGTCGTCATGGACATTTATTAGTCCCTTCCTCTAGCCAAGAAGACTTCAAAAGATTAACTTCCCACTGCTCCAGCCAAAAGTTCTAAAGGGGCCAATGTTGAATGGCCTGACCTGCCAAAGCCAAATGCCACTACACCCACCATCCAGTTAGAGATGAAGAAGGCTAAAGAAATGTTTGGCTTCTACTAggattgtaacgtccccgcttcaagcctccattggatccttacacccacggactaatggctcatatacacgagtacgccactctagaTGCtttatggactgatgactgaccctacagaccaacacgagtatttccagtgcgctttgtcctcactcgcacgctttctgggaaaacttcccaggaggtcacccatcctaaaattgctccaggccaagcacgcttaactgtggagttctttcgagatgggctaccgaaaaataagattcaccttgttgatataggtagtaccgatcaatccatttaagccctcttctactgtgcagtcccatacctacacagtctcagaatcatcacacttgaccttccccaggcgatgtgggattgcacagcttacccgatgtttccccttacggatcacgagactactgaatgtcacaatcacccctttacggggtccgacgtcctcgtcgaccacacttccggctgggtcaaggctctgataccatttgtaacgtccccgcttcaagcctccattggatccttacacccacggactaatggctcttatacacgagtacgccactctagctgctttatggactgatgactgaccctacagaccaacacgagtgtttgtagcgtgctttgtcctcactcgcacgcttcctgggaaaacttcccaggaggtcacccatcctaaaattgctccaggccaagcacgcttaactgtggagttctttcgagatgggctaccgaaaaataagatgcaccttgttgatataggtagtaccaatcaatccatttaagccctcttcaactgtgcagtcccatacctacacagtctcagaatcatcacacttgaccttccccaggcgatgtgggattgcacagcttacccggtgtttccccttacggatcacgggactattgACTGTCACAAGGATCGCCTGATGGTCGAGGTCAATGAGAAACTTACTGTGGCGGAGGACATGCCTATAGAACTCTTGGTCGGTGGAGTTTTGAAAGAGATCACCAAGGTAAACTTTTAAATCTAGAGTTCTTTGTACGAATTTTGCCACcagataattataatttttatttctctttGCGAGCTAACTTGAAGTTGGCCTATACTTATTCCCGAGCCAAGTCTACAGCTCTAAAAACTAGCACGACCACTGATGACTTACAGAAAGCATTGGAAGAGGCCAAAAAAGATGTTGAGTGAGCTAAACAAAAAACTAGTTGTTGTGAAggcattaaattttattttaatttttaaacatcttttgtatatttataactttttttttttgaaaagaaagcTTCATTTAAGGTTAAGCAAAGGCAGATGCCTTACATGTTCGGCGGAAGAACCGCACAGATCTCACTTAGAGATGACTCAAATATCGACCAACCATGCCAATACTGAAAGGAGAAAAAAGCTCATGGTTCACGCAGGAGCATCTACAAGGATAAACCGCCCAAAAAGGCCTAAGGCCAACACCACAAAGGAGAAATGGTACAAAAAATTGACAAaactaaacaaaataaaaatgacaaaCCAAATAAAACCATAACATAAAACAGTTTTAAAGGACTTTCTTTTCGCGTAAAGGAGGTCACGCGAAGGCCCAAGACAAGCCGACCAAAGGCACAAAAACGAAGGCATCTTCCGATGAAAAAAGCCTACACTCTGCCATCCACTGGGGT is part of the Cannabis sativa cultivar Pink pepper isolate KNU-18-1 chromosome 5, ASM2916894v1, whole genome shotgun sequence genome and encodes:
- the LOC133037687 gene encoding uncharacterized protein LOC133037687, with translation MAVTRSSPSPAKVTKPRKQSQKTRPKSKMGKKNLKENPPSPTSPSVKRKTIAGPSKNTRGKRPRTVVENSDSDFELDSEFLKSPVSVKGKGKSPVKVLPSSGVSEEIPVNRIVEVCDVMHSVLCFLVVFLLLLFSYCFFGVLSVFSLFCFLGLGMQVHSISILSF
- the LOC133038015 gene encoding nonsense-mediated mRNA decay protein 2-like; protein product: MHSLKGKIDSGYKRVVRSDEDGGYYRLLGFPLAIQFWFFECCPYVIGKLSLYSNVGIPRILNWPILPKDKEGMVKMDVMNTLIFDRSLKELKLRNLTPTSVERLSLSLTDFFSGETTPEAVKFKIKGGSKPAGQPGLMGSSSSTAHENVSRVEFEEFKKCLSVVVSQQGILMKSVAEMNKKLDILIESSQGGPTHNGSQSEDALRTSENEDDEDSTSEEDEDDKFDDDKGDDHHDDETDDDDDDLGGDGVGAGQDEAHTGDVRNDEGVVVPAVVSRDDDTGKVDDAKNSETVEPIAEIKQVCFLFGHHFWFVLFFVCFCVLCLF
- the LOC133038497 gene encoding uncharacterized protein LOC133038497; translation: MLMQQLHLLLKLWRIWFIGSSTHAPAPVETSEKSDLEMVVIQETPILRPQKRDRKKGAVLKSPFIELASGASKSGSSSVSPDDSVYKVVKYVRGLCPLDNKIGEPVDPQLEADFVKWVDSGLRKHKSNTTTNVYCKGKDTIFPPFRFGVEDISNKMWFHNLAYPNCFLTNSHIDIIFYYLRKKIMYSAEPKIKVTTTDCLFCSSITTLYERFVEKNNDISVLSLSHNVAQYIQGGKILCATPWHLVDHVIMPINVKLQDH